The Anopheles coluzzii chromosome 2, AcolN3, whole genome shotgun sequence genome window below encodes:
- the LOC120947505 gene encoding solute carrier family 35 member B1 homolog, with product MTNNKQTLVISAVGIFVCYFYFAILQEKITRGRYGDELQDDGSRGERFTYMLALVGVQCVCNWVFAKALLMITPQPEDGTPKAYYASSALTYLLAMISSNMALRWVAYPMQVVAKAAKPIPVMLLGVLVGRKSYPMQKYLFVLLIVVGVVLFMFKDSKATTGAVLEHETIGQLLLIMSLSMDGLTGAIQERMRAHSAPSAQHMMLAMNGWSAMIVSVGLLVTGEGKAFVLFALRHPELFTHLTLLALTGALGQLFIFMMVSSFGALACSVVTTTRKFFTVLFSVLFFGNALSGRQWVGAVLVFCGLFADMFFGRKPAPAKEKLQKQKDKSEGELLEAKR from the exons ATGACGAACAACAAGCAAACGCTGGTAATCTCTGCTGTGGGCATCTTCGTGTGCTACTTTTACTTTGCGATACTGCAGGAAAAGATTACACGCGGCCGGTACGGTGACGAGCTGCAGGACGATGGATCGCGCGGCGAGCGGTTTACGTACATGTTGGCCCTGGTGGGCGTCCAGTGTGTGTGCAATTGGGTTTTCGCAAAAG CACTTCTCATGATCACACCCCAACCGGAAGACGGCACACCGAAGGCGTACTATGCTAGCAGTGCCCTCACGTACCTGCTGGCCATGATTAGCTCGAACATGGCTCTGCGCTGGGTCGCCTACCCGATGCAGGTGGTGGCGAAGGCGGCAAAACCGATTCCCGTAATGTTGCTTGGCGTGCTGGTTGGACGGAAGAGCTACCCGATGCAGAAGTATCTCTTCGTGCTGCTGATCGTGGTGGGCGTGGTACTGTTCATGTTTAAGGACAGCAAAGCGACTACCGGCGCCGTACTCGAGCACGAAACCATCGGCCAGCTGCTACTGATCATGAGCCTTTCGATGGACGGGCTGACGGGTGCGATTCAGGAGCGCATGCGGGCCCACAGTGCACCCTCCGCCCAGCACATGATGCTGGCGATGAACGGCTGGAGCGCGATGATCGTGTCCGTTGGTCTGCTGGTGACCGGCGAAGGCAAAGCGTTCGTTCTGTTCGCTCTCCGGCATCCGGAGCTTTTCACGCACCTGACACTGCTGGCACTGACCGGGGCGCTGGGCCAGTTGTTCATCTTCATGATGGTGTCCTCGTTCGGTGCGCTCGCCTGTTCGGTGGTGACTACGACGCGCAAATTCTTCACCGTCCTGTTCTCGGTGCTGTTCTTCGGCAATGCACTGTCCGGCCGGCAGTGGGTTGGCGCCGTGCTCGTGTTTTGCGGTCTGTTTGCGGACATGTTTTTCGGGCGAAAGCCAGCCCCAGCGAAGGAGAagctgcaaaagcaaaaggacAAGAGTGAAGGCGAGCTGCTGGAAGCGAAACGCTGA